A single Phoenix dactylifera cultivar Barhee BC4 chromosome 1, palm_55x_up_171113_PBpolish2nd_filt_p, whole genome shotgun sequence DNA region contains:
- the LOC103715912 gene encoding uncharacterized protein LOC103715912 isoform X5 codes for MRNLLVFRKTRLEREQYDESIGRCALRGRIRQMAMRDIVIGTTAAASSSKPPPFLDPLPPKASSRLQRGSGAHSFKYKQIHNHSSRSHLQHTWDELQDA; via the exons ATGCGTAACCTCCTCGTCTTCAGGAAAACAAGGCTGGAGAGAGAGCAGTACGACGAATCGATCGGTCGCTGCGCCCTACGAGGAAGGATCAGACAGATGGCGATGAGGGATATCGTCATCGGCACCACCGCGGCCGCCTCCTCTTCGAAGCCACCGCCGTTCTTGGATCCTCTCCCTCCAAAGGCCAG TTCCAGGTTGCAGAGAGGAAGTGGAGCTCACTCCTTCAAGTATAAACAAATTCATAACCACAGCTCCAGGTCTCACCTTCAACACACTTGGGATG
- the LOC103715912 gene encoding uncharacterized protein LOC103715912 isoform X6, translated as MRNLLVFRKTRLEREQYDESIGRCALRGRIRQMAMRDIVIGTTAAASSSKPPPFLDPLPPKARLQRGSGAHSFKYKQIHNHSSRSHLQHTWDELQDA; from the exons ATGCGTAACCTCCTCGTCTTCAGGAAAACAAGGCTGGAGAGAGAGCAGTACGACGAATCGATCGGTCGCTGCGCCCTACGAGGAAGGATCAGACAGATGGCGATGAGGGATATCGTCATCGGCACCACCGCGGCCGCCTCCTCTTCGAAGCCACCGCCGTTCTTGGATCCTCTCCCTCCAAAGGCCAG GTTGCAGAGAGGAAGTGGAGCTCACTCCTTCAAGTATAAACAAATTCATAACCACAGCTCCAGGTCTCACCTTCAACACACTTGGGATG